A DNA window from Sphingopyxis macrogoltabida contains the following coding sequences:
- the gluQRS gene encoding tRNA glutamyl-Q(34) synthetase GluQRS, translating to MLTRFAPSPTGDLHLGHAYSAALAHHAARAAGGQFRIRIDDIDGSRSREDYVAASLADLAWLGIDHDGEAVRQSARLGTYAAALDDLGSRGLVYPCFCTRADIAASLAAPHGSPNGSAGAIYPGTCRHLDAATRDRRMATEPHCWRLDMAAAAALAGDLDWEEAGQGRRAADSQAHGDIVLARKDAPASYHLASTLDDAAMGVTHVIRGADLIASTDVHRLLQALLGLPTPLYRHHALVCGPDGRRLAKRDAAASLAAFRDAGIDGPALAADLRAGRLPTGYSLQMP from the coding sequence ATGCTGACGCGTTTCGCCCCCAGCCCGACCGGCGATCTCCACCTCGGCCACGCCTATAGCGCGGCGCTTGCGCACCACGCCGCACGCGCCGCCGGCGGGCAATTCCGCATCCGCATCGACGATATCGACGGCAGCCGCTCGCGCGAGGATTATGTCGCCGCGTCGCTCGCCGATCTCGCCTGGCTCGGGATCGATCACGACGGCGAAGCGGTGCGCCAGTCGGCACGGCTCGGCACCTATGCGGCGGCGCTGGACGACCTCGGCAGCCGCGGCCTCGTCTATCCCTGTTTCTGCACGCGCGCCGACATCGCCGCGAGCCTCGCCGCGCCGCACGGGTCGCCGAACGGCTCGGCCGGTGCGATCTATCCCGGCACCTGCCGTCACCTCGACGCGGCGACGCGCGACCGCCGGATGGCCACGGAGCCGCATTGCTGGCGCCTCGACATGGCGGCCGCCGCCGCGCTCGCGGGCGACCTCGACTGGGAGGAAGCGGGACAGGGCAGGCGCGCCGCCGACAGCCAGGCGCACGGCGATATCGTTCTCGCGCGCAAGGATGCGCCGGCGAGCTATCATCTCGCGAGCACGCTCGACGATGCCGCCATGGGGGTGACGCACGTCATCCGCGGCGCCGACCTGATTGCCTCGACCGACGTCCACCGGCTGCTGCAGGCGCTGCTTGGCCTGCCGACGCCGCTCTATCGCCACCACGCGCTTGTTTGCGGCCCCGACGGGCGGCGCCTCGCCAAGCGCGACGCGGCTGCGTCGCTCGCGGCTTTTCGCGATGCGGGCATCGACGGCCCGGCGCTCGCCGCCGATTTGCGCGCCGGACGGCTTCCCACTGGTTATTCGCTGCAAATGCCCTAA
- a CDS encoding phosphosulfolactate synthase: MTDATERAFSDIVPIIEPKPKPRTVGLTEIRSPAYSLSQLTGIVEGLGDFIDSVKWTCGTQRLLSRDTVKEINAYLHANAIEVSTGGLIETVLPLGEVAVHRYLEQSKELGFDIVELSSALVSISVQDKVNLVKAVNALGMKAKPEITGWSPGDRGKISADKMIRECEAMVEAGAWKIMIEEDGLFSSGNSANDERDWNRDAVWRIASRIPEDMLYWEASSVTIIRWLLGSFGPDVNIFAGAEDLGYIAAFRAGTFAMNIAAFNG, translated from the coding sequence ATGACCGACGCAACGGAGCGTGCGTTCAGCGACATCGTGCCGATCATAGAACCGAAGCCCAAGCCTCGGACGGTCGGGCTCACCGAAATCCGCTCGCCCGCCTATTCGCTCTCCCAGCTCACGGGGATCGTCGAGGGACTGGGCGATTTTATCGACAGCGTCAAATGGACCTGCGGTACCCAGCGCCTGCTCAGCCGCGACACCGTCAAGGAAATCAACGCCTATCTCCACGCCAATGCGATCGAGGTATCGACCGGCGGGCTGATCGAAACGGTGTTGCCGCTCGGCGAAGTCGCGGTGCATCGCTATCTCGAACAGTCGAAGGAGCTGGGCTTCGACATCGTCGAACTATCGTCGGCGCTCGTTTCGATCTCGGTGCAGGACAAGGTCAATCTGGTGAAGGCGGTCAACGCGCTCGGGATGAAGGCCAAGCCCGAGATCACCGGATGGAGCCCCGGCGACCGCGGCAAGATCAGCGCCGACAAGATGATCCGCGAGTGCGAGGCAATGGTCGAGGCGGGCGCCTGGAAGATCATGATCGAGGAAGACGGCCTCTTCTCGAGCGGCAACAGCGCGAACGACGAACGCGACTGGAACCGCGACGCCGTGTGGCGCATCGCCTCGCGCATCCCCGAAGACATGCTCTATTGGGAAGCGAGTTCGGTGACGATCATCCGCTGGCTGCTGGGCAGCTTCGGCCCGGACGTCAACATTTTCGCGGGCGCCGAGGATCTGGGCTATATCGCGGCCTTCCGTGCGGGCACTTTCGCGATGAACATCGCGGCGTTTAACGGCTGA
- the egtD gene encoding L-histidine N(alpha)-methyltransferase: MGVVRQLRQISADNAGIDIAFRSDVHAGLAQRQKAIPARWFYDATGSALFEDITALPEYYPTRSETGLLRRHAAAMATAIGPGRAVVELGSGSSTKTPLLLAAIEPAAYVPVDISGDFLRDSALALAARFPGLPVYPVEADFTQRVALPREICPLPKLGFFPGSTIGNMVARTAIDLLRNWREALGDESLLLIGIDRIKDIGTLERAYDDPAGVTAAFNLNLLERINRELGGTIPVENFSHRAIWDDVHARIEMHLVAACDMDFTVDGQRYHMAKGETIHSENSHKYGPRDANLLLRAGGWTPLATWDDADPAFALILAAATEFRSAP, translated from the coding sequence ATGGGCGTTGTGCGTCAACTTCGGCAGATTTCCGCCGATAATGCGGGGATCGATATCGCCTTTCGCTCCGACGTCCACGCGGGCCTCGCGCAGCGGCAAAAGGCGATCCCGGCGCGCTGGTTCTACGACGCGACCGGTTCGGCGCTGTTCGAGGATATCACCGCGCTTCCCGAATATTATCCGACGCGCAGCGAAACCGGCCTGCTGCGCCGCCATGCCGCCGCGATGGCGACGGCGATCGGGCCCGGCCGCGCGGTGGTCGAGCTCGGGTCGGGCAGCTCGACCAAGACGCCGTTGCTGCTCGCCGCGATCGAACCCGCCGCTTATGTCCCGGTCGATATCTCGGGCGACTTCCTCCGCGACAGCGCGCTCGCGCTCGCGGCGCGCTTTCCGGGGCTGCCGGTCTATCCGGTCGAGGCCGATTTCACCCAGCGCGTCGCGCTACCGCGCGAGATTTGTCCGCTGCCCAAGCTCGGCTTCTTTCCGGGCTCGACGATCGGCAACATGGTTGCGCGCACCGCGATCGACCTGCTCCGCAACTGGCGCGAGGCGCTCGGCGATGAATCGCTGCTGCTGATCGGGATCGACCGGATCAAGGATATCGGCACGTTGGAACGTGCCTATGACGATCCGGCCGGGGTGACCGCGGCATTCAACCTCAATCTGCTCGAACGCATCAACCGCGAACTCGGCGGCACCATCCCGGTCGAGAATTTCTCGCATCGCGCGATCTGGGACGATGTCCATGCGCGGATCGAAATGCATCTTGTCGCCGCGTGCGACATGGATTTCACCGTCGACGGCCAGCGCTATCATATGGCGAAGGGGGAGACGATCCACAGCGAGAACAGCCATAAATATGGCCCGCGCGACGCGAACCTGCTGCTTCGCGCCGGCGGCTGGACCCCGCTGGCGACATGGGACGACGCCGATCCTGCCTTCGCGCTGATCCTTGCGGCCGCGACCGAGTTCCGCTCGGCCCCCTGA
- a CDS encoding HNH endonuclease, with protein sequence MFHPDLARHPDSCPALVLNADYTPLSYYPLSLWPWQTAVKAVFLDRVTIVENYEREIHSPTRTMAIPSVIALRQYVKPSEHPAFTRFNLFLRDRFACQYCGSGKDLTFDHVVPRRLGGRTTWENVTTACAPCNLKKGGRTPKQAHMPLYRQPWRPTSWQLQDNGRAFPPNYLHTSWIDWLYWDVELEG encoded by the coding sequence ATGTTCCATCCCGATCTTGCCCGGCATCCCGATAGCTGTCCGGCCCTCGTCCTCAACGCCGATTATACGCCGCTCAGCTACTATCCCCTGAGCCTCTGGCCCTGGCAGACCGCGGTGAAGGCGGTGTTCCTCGACCGCGTCACCATCGTCGAAAATTACGAGCGCGAGATCCATTCGCCGACGCGGACGATGGCGATCCCGAGCGTCATTGCGCTGCGCCAATATGTGAAGCCGTCGGAGCATCCGGCGTTCACGCGCTTCAACCTGTTCCTGCGCGACCGCTTCGCGTGCCAATATTGCGGGTCGGGCAAGGACCTGACTTTCGACCATGTCGTGCCGCGCCGGCTGGGCGGGCGCACGACGTGGGAAAATGTCACCACCGCCTGCGCGCCGTGCAACCTCAAGAAGGGCGGGCGGACGCCCAAACAGGCGCATATGCCGCTCTATCGCCAGCCCTGGCGCCCGACGAGCTGGCAGCTGCAGGACAATGGCCGCGCCTTCCCGCCCAATTATCTGCACACGAGCTGGATCGACTGGCTGTACTGGGACGTCGAACTCGAAGGCTGA
- a CDS encoding NupC/NupG family nucleoside CNT transporter translates to MERFIGLLGIVALLAIALLFSSNRRWIRLRVVVPAFLLQAGFALLVIGTPWGRAIIQAMSSGVSNLLGYAKAGTDFIFGPLASPEIGANSFAIAALPVIIFFASLISILYYLGIMQLVIKWVGGAIQKITGITKVESLGAAANIFVGQSESPLVIRPYLAGLTPSQLFTVMTVGMAGVAGTILGAYASMIGEQLLPYLLAASFMSAPGGILMAKIMMPDDPKDIGIEPVIMPEASHDEERPANIIMAAAQGAQTGVKLAVAVGAMVLAFVALVALANGLLAGIGGWFGYPDLSFQAVIGAIFRPVMWLMGVPWDESAAAGGLFGTKVVLNEFVAFIDLGKVQGDLSAISVAIATFALCGFANFSSIAIQMAVTGGLAPNQRPMIARLGLKALLAGSLSNLMSAALAGLMLGLM, encoded by the coding sequence ATGGAACGGTTTATCGGATTGCTCGGCATCGTCGCACTGCTGGCGATCGCGCTGCTGTTTTCGTCGAATCGCCGCTGGATCCGCCTGCGCGTCGTCGTGCCCGCCTTTCTGCTGCAGGCCGGTTTCGCGCTGCTGGTGATCGGAACGCCGTGGGGCCGCGCGATCATCCAGGCGATGTCGAGCGGCGTGTCGAACCTGCTCGGCTATGCCAAGGCGGGGACCGATTTCATCTTCGGGCCGCTCGCGTCGCCCGAAATCGGCGCCAACAGCTTTGCGATCGCGGCGCTGCCCGTCATCATCTTCTTCGCCTCGCTGATCTCGATCCTCTATTATCTCGGCATCATGCAGCTGGTGATCAAATGGGTCGGCGGCGCGATCCAGAAGATCACCGGCATCACCAAGGTCGAAAGCCTCGGCGCCGCGGCGAATATTTTCGTCGGCCAGAGCGAAAGCCCGCTCGTCATCCGTCCCTATCTGGCGGGGCTGACGCCGTCGCAACTGTTCACCGTGATGACCGTCGGCATGGCGGGGGTCGCGGGGACGATCCTCGGCGCTTACGCCAGCATGATCGGCGAGCAATTGCTGCCCTATCTGCTCGCAGCAAGCTTCATGTCGGCACCGGGCGGCATCTTGATGGCAAAGATCATGATGCCCGACGATCCGAAAGATATCGGCATCGAACCGGTGATCATGCCCGAGGCGAGCCACGACGAGGAGCGCCCGGCGAACATCATCATGGCGGCGGCGCAGGGCGCACAGACCGGGGTCAAGCTAGCGGTCGCGGTCGGCGCAATGGTGCTCGCCTTCGTCGCGCTGGTCGCCCTCGCCAACGGGCTGCTCGCGGGCATCGGCGGCTGGTTCGGCTATCCCGACCTGTCGTTCCAGGCGGTGATCGGCGCGATCTTTCGCCCCGTCATGTGGCTGATGGGGGTCCCATGGGATGAAAGCGCCGCGGCGGGCGGGTTGTTCGGGACCAAGGTCGTGCTCAACGAATTCGTCGCCTTCATCGATCTCGGCAAGGTGCAGGGCGATTTGTCGGCGATCTCGGTCGCGATCGCGACCTTTGCGCTGTGCGGCTTTGCCAATTTCTCGAGCATCGCGATCCAGATGGCGGTCACCGGCGGACTCGCGCCGAACCAGCGCCCGATGATCGCGCGGCTGGGACTGAAGGCGCTGCTCGCGGGCAGCCTGTCGAACCTGATGTCCGCGGCGCTGGCAGGACTGATGCTCGGGCTGATGTAG
- a CDS encoding HIG1 domain-containing protein gives MELLLVLGVVVAAGFVLFSLARGLFYFSQGHRAQIDGTVRENQVMQNKMMMARVKWQAITIVLLILIGAFAAGS, from the coding sequence ATGGAACTCCTGCTTGTCCTTGGCGTCGTGGTCGCCGCCGGCTTCGTCCTTTTCTCGCTCGCGCGCGGTCTCTTCTATTTCTCGCAGGGACATCGCGCCCAGATCGACGGCACGGTGCGCGAGAATCAGGTGATGCAGAACAAGATGATGATGGCGCGCGTGAAGTGGCAGGCGATCACCATCGTGCTGCTCATTCTGATCGGTGCCTTCGCCGCCGGCAGCTAG
- a CDS encoding beta/gamma crystallin-related protein yields the protein MRLSFPWKAAAGIALIAGSGMLTTSTAQTPDERRYRPPEATIYRDAAYRGPAVFIGEAKSNLGLAWPVNSIRVASGRWELCEKTRYRGTCRTVERDTPMLGNVLRGLTIQSIRPVGSGGGGWNPNPPANDQVVRGNFAEFHTQPGTGGYRVLACANGSSTANCAARTADTWCRSVGWNGSAREHMETVANRVYLADVLCVRSGY from the coding sequence ATGCGACTTTCATTCCCATGGAAAGCGGCGGCAGGAATTGCCCTGATCGCCGGGAGCGGCATGCTGACCACCAGCACGGCGCAGACCCCCGACGAACGGCGGTACCGGCCGCCCGAAGCCACCATCTATCGCGATGCCGCCTACCGCGGCCCCGCGGTGTTCATCGGCGAGGCGAAGTCCAACCTCGGCCTCGCGTGGCCGGTCAATTCGATCCGCGTCGCCAGCGGCCGCTGGGAATTATGCGAAAAAACGCGCTATCGCGGTACCTGCCGGACGGTCGAGCGCGACACGCCGATGCTCGGCAACGTCCTGCGCGGGCTGACCATCCAGTCGATCCGCCCGGTCGGGTCGGGGGGTGGCGGCTGGAACCCGAACCCGCCCGCGAACGATCAGGTCGTGCGCGGCAATTTCGCCGAATTCCATACCCAGCCCGGCACCGGCGGTTACCGCGTCCTCGCCTGCGCCAACGGGTCGTCGACCGCCAATTGCGCCGCGCGCACCGCCGACACCTGGTGCCGCTCGGTGGGCTGGAACGGCTCGGCGCGCGAGCATATGGAGACGGTCGCCAACCGCGTTTATCTGGCCGACGTGCTGTGCGTCCGCTCGGGCTATTGA
- a CDS encoding epoxide hydrolase family protein has protein sequence MNVEHIRPFRVEVPQDALDDLRDRLARTRWPEKETVDDWDQGIPLAYARELATYWRDEYDWRRIEARLNTWPNFLAAVDGLDIHFLHIRSDNPAARPLVLTHGWPGSVLEFLDVIEPLSADYHLVIPSLPGFGFSGKPVRPGWDVEHIAAAWDALMRALGYDRYFAQGGDWGSAVTSAIGMHHAGHCAGIHVNMVTGAPPPDLMNDLSDEEKLYLARFGWYQSKDNGYSTQQATRPQTIGYALTDSPAGQMAWIAEKFHGWTDCGHQPGGQSIGGHPEQAVSKDAMLDTISLYWLTASAASSARLYWHSFRRFAAGEIDVPTGCSLFPNEIMRLSRRWAERRYRNIVYWNEAARGGHFAAWEQPDLFVAEVRAAFAQMDL, from the coding sequence ATGAACGTCGAACATATCCGCCCGTTCCGCGTCGAGGTGCCGCAGGACGCGCTCGACGATCTTCGCGACCGGCTGGCGCGCACCCGCTGGCCCGAGAAGGAAACGGTCGACGACTGGGATCAGGGCATCCCGCTCGCCTATGCCCGCGAACTCGCCACCTACTGGCGCGACGAATATGACTGGCGGCGGATCGAGGCTCGGCTCAACACCTGGCCCAACTTTCTGGCCGCGGTCGACGGGCTCGATATCCATTTCCTCCATATCCGCTCGGACAACCCCGCCGCGCGGCCGCTGGTGCTGACGCATGGCTGGCCGGGGTCGGTCCTCGAATTTCTCGATGTCATCGAACCGCTGTCGGCCGACTATCATCTCGTCATCCCGTCGCTTCCCGGCTTCGGCTTCTCGGGCAAGCCGGTGCGGCCGGGCTGGGATGTCGAGCATATCGCCGCCGCGTGGGACGCGCTGATGCGGGCGCTCGGCTATGACCGCTATTTCGCGCAGGGCGGCGACTGGGGCAGCGCGGTGACCTCGGCGATCGGCATGCACCACGCGGGTCACTGCGCGGGCATCCACGTCAACATGGTCACCGGCGCGCCGCCGCCCGATCTGATGAACGACCTCAGCGACGAAGAGAAGCTCTATCTCGCGCGCTTCGGCTGGTATCAGTCCAAGGACAATGGCTATTCGACGCAGCAGGCGACGCGGCCGCAGACGATCGGCTATGCGCTCACCGATTCCCCGGCCGGGCAGATGGCGTGGATCGCCGAGAAATTCCACGGCTGGACCGATTGCGGGCATCAGCCCGGCGGCCAGTCGATCGGCGGCCATCCCGAACAGGCGGTGTCGAAGGATGCGATGCTCGACACGATCAGCCTCTATTGGCTGACCGCCAGCGCCGCCTCGTCGGCGCGGCTCTATTGGCACAGCTTCCGCCGGTTCGCGGCGGGCGAGATCGACGTGCCGACCGGTTGCAGCCTGTTCCCGAACGAGATCATGCGCCTGTCGCGGCGCTGGGCCGAACGGCGATACCGCAACATCGTCTATTGGAACGAAGCGGCTCGCGGCGGCCATTTCGCCGCGTGGGAACAGCCCGACCTGTTCGTGGCCGAAGTCCGCGCAGCCTTTGCACAGATGGATCTTTGA
- the egtB gene encoding ergothioneine biosynthesis protein EgtB → MASQNDALPLTTGTDAMMALTSRFATTRRLSLDLVRTLSDADASAQSMPDASPAKWHLAHTTWFFETFVLRDHLPGYRLFDSRYPYLFNSYYEAEGPRHARPQRGLLTRPSLDEICIWRAHVDAALQSALPALPLAAQRLVTLGIHHEQQHQELLLTDVKHLFAQNPLGPAVWEKDPIANEVAQISAASADAGPMRWIKGAEGVVQIGHAGEDFAFDCEIPQFSALLNPHALASRPVSNDEWQQFIDDGGYHTPSLWLSDGWGWVQGEDIDAPAYWDGGRQFTLSGWQDIDPAAPVTHISLYEADAFATWAGARLPTEIEWEAAAAVLDPASGQQLDRAGPVQPAGGTSDGDTDLQQMFGSVWEWTGSAYRPYPGFRAAPGAVGEYNGKFMSGQFVLRGGSCATPRGHCRASYRNFFYPHQRWQFTGVRLAKDI, encoded by the coding sequence ATGGCCAGCCAGAACGACGCTTTGCCCCTGACCACCGGCACCGACGCGATGATGGCGCTGACCAGCCGCTTCGCTACGACGCGGCGCCTGTCGCTCGATCTGGTGCGGACGCTTTCGGATGCTGACGCCAGCGCGCAGTCGATGCCCGATGCGTCGCCCGCCAAATGGCATCTCGCGCACACCACGTGGTTCTTCGAAACCTTTGTGCTGCGCGATCACCTTCCCGGCTACCGCCTGTTCGACAGCCGCTACCCCTATCTCTTCAACAGCTATTACGAGGCCGAAGGTCCACGCCACGCCCGCCCGCAGCGCGGCCTGCTGACCCGTCCGTCGCTCGACGAAATCTGCATCTGGCGCGCGCATGTCGACGCAGCGCTGCAAAGCGCGCTCCCTGCCCTGCCACTTGCCGCGCAGCGGCTCGTCACGCTCGGCATCCACCACGAACAGCAGCATCAGGAACTACTGCTCACCGATGTGAAGCACCTCTTCGCGCAGAACCCGCTCGGTCCTGCGGTGTGGGAAAAAGACCCAATCGCGAATGAAGTTGCGCAGATTTCCGCGGCTTCGGCCGATGCCGGCCCGATGCGCTGGATCAAGGGCGCCGAGGGCGTCGTGCAGATCGGCCATGCGGGTGAAGATTTTGCGTTCGACTGTGAAATTCCGCAGTTTTCCGCACTTCTTAACCCGCATGCGCTCGCCAGCCGGCCGGTGAGCAACGACGAGTGGCAGCAGTTCATCGACGACGGCGGCTATCACACGCCGTCGCTGTGGCTCAGCGACGGCTGGGGGTGGGTGCAGGGCGAAGATATCGACGCGCCCGCCTATTGGGACGGCGGGCGCCAGTTCACCCTGTCGGGGTGGCAGGACATCGATCCCGCCGCGCCGGTAACCCATATCAGCCTTTACGAGGCCGACGCCTTCGCGACATGGGCGGGCGCGCGGCTGCCGACCGAGATCGAATGGGAGGCCGCGGCGGCGGTGCTCGATCCCGCGTCGGGCCAGCAACTCGACCGCGCGGGGCCGGTCCAGCCGGCAGGCGGTACGAGCGACGGCGACACCGATCTGCAACAGATGTTCGGCAGCGTGTGGGAATGGACCGGCAGCGCCTATCGCCCCTATCCCGGCTTTCGCGCCGCGCCCGGCGCAGTTGGCGAATATAATGGCAAGTTCATGAGCGGGCAGTTCGTGCTGCGCGGCGGCAGCTGCGCGACGCCGCGCGGCCATTGCCGTGCCAGCTATCGCAATTTCTTCTACCCCCACCAGCGCTGGCAATTCACCGGCGTGCGCTTGGCCAAGGATATTTAG
- a CDS encoding MliC family protein translates to MRRSAPLALAAATLMLAACASTPARTGTSYDCDRGTRLVVNYLPNAAIVRVNGRQTMTLRSTPANMGQIYENKSGARLHRTGNSVTWNTALRSAPESCRVAMRPL, encoded by the coding sequence ATGCGCCGCTCCGCCCCCCTCGCCCTCGCCGCCGCCACGCTCATGCTGGCGGCCTGCGCCTCCACCCCGGCCCGTACCGGAACATCCTATGATTGCGACCGCGGAACGCGGCTGGTGGTCAACTATCTGCCCAATGCCGCGATCGTCCGCGTCAACGGACGTCAGACGATGACCCTGCGGTCGACGCCGGCAAATATGGGCCAGATCTACGAGAACAAGAGCGGCGCCCGGCTGCACCGCACCGGCAACAGCGTGACATGGAATACCGCGCTGCGCTCGGCGCCCGAAAGCTGCCGCGTCGCGATGCGTCCGCTCTGA
- a CDS encoding cob(I)yrinic acid a,c-diamide adenosyltransferase: MVKLNKIYTRTGDDGTTGLVDGSRIAKSAPLMAAIGDVDEANSAIGIAAAALDGASDEAAMLSRIQNELFDLGADLATPPDIQFGFGPHEMALRIVPSQIARLEDEIDGMNDGLDALKSFILPGGTEAAARLHLARAVTRRAERAAVAANGERDLNPLALTYLNRLSDHLFVLTRHLNAAAGGDILWKPGATR, translated from the coding sequence ATGGTCAAGCTCAACAAGATCTATACGCGCACCGGCGACGACGGCACGACGGGCCTCGTCGATGGCTCGCGCATCGCCAAGTCGGCGCCGCTGATGGCGGCGATCGGCGACGTCGACGAAGCGAACAGCGCGATCGGGATCGCCGCCGCCGCGCTCGACGGCGCGAGCGACGAGGCGGCGATGCTCTCGCGCATCCAGAACGAGCTGTTCGACCTCGGCGCCGACCTTGCGACCCCGCCCGACATCCAGTTCGGTTTCGGCCCGCACGAGATGGCACTGCGCATCGTGCCCAGCCAAATCGCCCGGCTCGAGGACGAGATCGACGGCATGAACGACGGGCTCGACGCGCTCAAAAGCTTCATCCTGCCCGGCGGCACCGAAGCGGCGGCGCGGCTCCACCTCGCGCGCGCGGTGACGCGCCGCGCCGAACGCGCCGCGGTCGCCGCGAACGGAGAGCGCGACCTCAACCCGCTCGCGCTCACCTATCTCAATCGCCTGTCGGACCATCTTTTCGTCCTCACCCGCCACCTCAATGCCGCGGCGGGCGGCGACATCCTCTGGAAACCCGGCGCAACGCGCTGA
- a CDS encoding 3-hydroxyacyl-CoA dehydrogenase NAD-binding domain-containing protein: MIVGVIGAGQMGAGIAQVSAGAGHDVLLSDIDMSRAEAGKAGIAKALGRLVAKEKMTQADADALLGRITPVADHSAFAPADLVIEAATEREEIKRAIFASVGPHLSATAILATNTSSIPITRLAQAAHDPARFIGVHFFNPVPVMGLIELIRGLATSDATLVAVEAFGRGLGKEIVHANDAPGFIVNRVLMPLINEAVFALGEGVASMQDIDTGCRLGLNHPMGPITLADFIGLDTCLEIIRVLYSGTGDPKFRPAPLLVKYVEAGWVGKKAGRGFYDWTGPEPVPTR, from the coding sequence ATGATCGTCGGCGTCATCGGGGCAGGGCAAATGGGCGCGGGCATCGCGCAGGTTTCGGCAGGCGCCGGGCACGATGTGCTGCTGTCCGACATCGACATGTCGCGCGCCGAAGCCGGCAAGGCCGGCATCGCCAAGGCGCTCGGCCGCCTCGTCGCCAAGGAAAAGATGACGCAGGCCGATGCCGACGCCCTGCTTGGCCGCATCACGCCGGTCGCCGATCACAGCGCCTTCGCCCCCGCCGACCTCGTGATCGAGGCAGCGACCGAGCGCGAGGAAATCAAGCGCGCGATCTTCGCCAGCGTCGGTCCGCATCTGTCGGCCACCGCGATCCTCGCGACCAACACCAGCTCGATTCCGATCACCCGCCTCGCGCAGGCGGCGCACGACCCCGCGCGCTTCATCGGCGTTCATTTCTTCAATCCGGTCCCGGTGATGGGCCTGATCGAACTGATCCGCGGCCTCGCCACCAGCGATGCGACGCTGGTGGCGGTCGAGGCGTTCGGGCGTGGGCTCGGCAAGGAAATCGTCCATGCCAACGACGCGCCGGGCTTCATCGTCAACCGCGTGCTGATGCCGCTGATCAACGAGGCGGTCTTTGCCTTGGGCGAAGGCGTTGCGTCGATGCAGGACATCGACACCGGCTGCCGCCTCGGCCTCAACCATCCGATGGGGCCGATCACGCTCGCCGACTTCATCGGCCTCGACACCTGCCTCGAGATCATCCGCGTGCTGTACAGCGGCACCGGCGACCCGAAATTCCGTCCCGCGCCGCTGCTCGTCAAATATGTCGAGGCGGGCTGGGTCGGCAAAAAGGCCGGGCGCGGCTTCTACGACTGGACGGGGCCGGAGCCCGTGCCGACGCGGTGA